The genome window CTGATATCTGCGAGACGGGATTTGTTGAGGGGACGCTTCTCATTCCTCAGTTCGTCTTGCGGGAGTTGCAGCAGGTTGCCGACTCATCGGATCCGCTGAAACGAAACCGTGGCCGTCGAGGGCTGGATATTCTGCAGAAGATGCAGAAACAGGCCGATGTGCATGTCGAGATCAGCGATATGGATTTTCCGGATATTCGTGAGGTAGACGCGAAATTGGTCGCACTGGCCAAGGCCTTTAATGCCAAGGTCGTGACAAACGATTTCAATCTGAATAAGGTAGCAGTACTGCACGGGATCGGGGTATTGAACATCAACGAGTTGACCAATGCGCTTAAACCCGTTGTCCTTCCTGGTGAGGAAATGCAGGTCTATGTCCTGAAAGAAGGCAAGGAGTACAACCAGGGCATTGCCTACCTTGATGATGGGACGATGGTAGTGGTCGATAGCGGTCGTCGATATATCGG of Candidatus Methylomirabilis sp. contains these proteins:
- a CDS encoding TRAM domain-containing protein; translation: DICETGFVEGTLLIPQFVLRELQQVADSSDPLKRNRGRRGLDILQKMQKQADVHVEISDMDFPDIREVDAKLVALAKAFNAKVVTNDFNLNKVAVLHGIGVLNINELTNALKPVVLPGEEMQVYVLKEGKEYNQGIAYLDDGTMVVVDSGRRYIGQTVDVRVTTVLPTTAGRMIFSRLKEEAEAA